One region of Termitidicoccus mucosus genomic DNA includes:
- a CDS encoding FAD-dependent oxidoreductase, protein MKKIPDENGFDFDVIVCGGGPSGVASAIAAARRGMRTLLVERYGFCGGMATAGLVNPWSGHEYPGAHSVKKGSIIGGIFKEVSTLLAEGGGFGSRLTTYAFDDEYLKGVYDRMLAEAGVIVRFHSYLSGARVERGYIKSVHVLSKNGTTAFSARTFIDCSGDGDLAALAGCKFDIGRPEDNLTQAMTTSFRMANVDKEAMYRCETHREARALVEPYFQKALASGELHYPYRNFVHFYDYPRAGVLHFNMTRVSEASGLSPEDLSRAEMEGRRQAFLLAGWLIKNVPCFSHAHLEKVACQVGVRETRHIHGLYTITQQDIVDGRKFEDGVARSTYFIDIHNPKGAQDVHQAVGGRGAVRGGFAPPPGDWYEVPFRCLVTRDCSNLVVPCRALSATHEASAAVRVMATMHALGEAAGIASSEAVRTGGDVVGIPGKWVRAQMPWMETAPEYGAPWNSASLMMGAAEGTATR, encoded by the coding sequence ATGAAGAAAATCCCCGACGAAAACGGTTTCGATTTTGATGTCATTGTTTGCGGAGGCGGCCCGTCCGGCGTGGCGTCGGCGATCGCGGCGGCCCGCCGCGGCATGCGCACGTTGCTGGTGGAGCGTTATGGGTTCTGCGGCGGCATGGCGACGGCCGGCCTCGTGAATCCCTGGTCGGGGCACGAATATCCCGGCGCCCACAGCGTGAAAAAGGGCTCCATCATCGGCGGAATTTTCAAGGAGGTTTCCACCCTGCTGGCGGAGGGCGGAGGATTCGGCTCGCGGCTCACGACCTACGCCTTTGACGACGAATACCTGAAAGGCGTCTATGACCGCATGCTCGCCGAGGCGGGCGTGATCGTGCGGTTCCACAGCTACCTGAGCGGCGCGCGCGTGGAACGTGGTTATATAAAATCCGTCCACGTGCTTTCCAAGAACGGCACGACGGCATTCAGCGCGCGCACGTTTATAGATTGCTCCGGCGACGGCGACCTCGCCGCGCTGGCGGGCTGCAAATTCGACATCGGCCGCCCGGAGGACAACCTCACGCAGGCGATGACCACGAGTTTCCGCATGGCCAATGTGGACAAGGAGGCAATGTATCGTTGCGAGACGCACCGCGAGGCGCGCGCCTTGGTCGAGCCCTATTTCCAGAAAGCGCTCGCGAGCGGCGAACTGCATTATCCCTACAGGAATTTCGTGCATTTTTATGATTACCCGCGCGCCGGCGTGCTGCATTTCAACATGACCCGGGTCAGCGAGGCGTCCGGCCTGTCGCCCGAGGATTTGTCCCGCGCGGAGATGGAGGGCCGGCGCCAGGCCTTTTTGCTCGCCGGCTGGCTGATAAAGAATGTGCCTTGCTTCAGTCATGCGCATCTCGAAAAAGTCGCCTGCCAGGTCGGCGTGCGCGAGACGCGTCACATCCACGGCTTATATACAATCACGCAGCAGGACATCGTGGACGGCCGCAAGTTCGAGGACGGCGTGGCCCGCTCCACCTATTTTATAGACATTCACAATCCCAAGGGCGCGCAGGATGTGCATCAGGCGGTGGGAGGTCGAGGCGCGGTGCGGGGCGGCTTCGCGCCGCCGCCGGGCGATTGGTATGAGGTGCCGTTCCGCTGCCTCGTGACCAGGGACTGCTCGAATCTCGTCGTGCCATGCCGCGCGCTTTCCGCGACGCATGAGGCGTCGGCGGCGGTCCGCGTGATGGCCACGATGCATGCGCTGGGTGAGGCCGCCGGCATCGCCTCGTCCGAGGCCGTGCGCACCGGCGGCGATGTTGTCGGCATCCCCGGCAAGTGGGTGCGCGCGCAGATGCCTTGGATGGAAACCGCGCCCGAATACGGCGCGCCATGGAACAGCGCGTCGCTGATGATGGGCGCGGCTGAGGGCACGGCGACCCGCTGA
- a CDS encoding LacI family DNA-binding transcriptional regulator encodes MSVTRRLSQRDLARIAKVSHTTVSLALRDDPTISKEVRDRIRAIAVQNNYRPDPALAALNAYRLGKRVVPFQGNIAWITNFEHKEDWRRMIQAEGYFEGARKRAQELGYNLEEFWVGNPKLSARRASQILISRGVRGIVVAPLPAAGEIALEWDQFSSVAMGYSLTKPKLHMVMNHQSRNMRILVARLAEMGYRRIGLAMPGHVDSRVDHSYLAGFWIGRHLQPADAKKIPELLAENFDEKTLGIWYDANKPDVIITSATSVYKVIDWLHEKRLHVPRDVGVAVAATPFGDSVISGVSENVHMIGAMAVDAVVAMIHRNETGVPAQPTRTLAEGVWSPGNTISVRKPASEKQMGGGMRRKLQSGG; translated from the coding sequence ATGTCAGTTACCCGACGGCTTTCCCAGCGCGACCTCGCCCGCATCGCGAAGGTCTCGCACACCACGGTCTCGCTCGCGCTTCGCGACGACCCCACCATCTCGAAGGAGGTGCGCGACCGCATCCGCGCCATCGCGGTGCAGAACAACTACCGCCCCGATCCCGCGCTCGCCGCGCTCAACGCCTATCGCCTCGGCAAGCGCGTGGTGCCGTTCCAGGGCAACATCGCCTGGATAACGAACTTCGAGCACAAGGAGGACTGGCGGCGCATGATCCAGGCCGAGGGCTATTTCGAGGGCGCGCGCAAACGCGCGCAGGAGCTCGGCTATAATCTGGAGGAATTCTGGGTCGGCAATCCGAAGCTCTCGGCCAGGCGCGCCTCGCAGATATTGATCTCGCGCGGCGTGCGCGGCATCGTCGTGGCACCGCTCCCGGCCGCCGGCGAAATCGCGCTGGAGTGGGACCAGTTTTCCTCCGTCGCGATGGGTTATTCGCTCACGAAGCCGAAACTGCACATGGTGATGAACCACCAGTCGCGCAACATGCGCATCCTCGTGGCGCGGCTCGCGGAGATGGGCTACCGGCGGATCGGCCTCGCGATGCCCGGGCATGTCGATTCGCGGGTCGATCACAGTTACCTCGCCGGTTTCTGGATCGGGCGGCATTTGCAGCCGGCGGATGCAAAAAAGATCCCCGAGTTGCTGGCCGAAAACTTCGACGAGAAGACGCTCGGCATTTGGTATGACGCCAACAAGCCCGACGTGATCATCACCTCGGCGACGAGCGTGTATAAAGTCATCGACTGGCTGCATGAGAAACGCCTGCACGTCCCGCGCGATGTCGGCGTGGCGGTGGCCGCGACGCCGTTCGGCGACTCGGTGATCTCCGGTGTGAGCGAAAACGTGCACATGATCGGCGCGATGGCGGTGGACGCGGTGGTGGCGATGATCCATCGCAACGAGACCGGCGTGCCCGCGCAACCCACGCGCACGCTTGCCGAGGGCGTCTGGTCGCCAGGCAACACCATCAGTGTGCGGAAGCCCGCATCGGAAAAGCAGATGGGCGGGGGCATGCGCCGGAAGCTGCAATCCGGCGGATGA